From Methanomassiliicoccales archaeon LGM-RCC1, one genomic window encodes:
- the thiE gene encoding thiamine phosphate synthase, with amino-acid sequence MFDLYVVTDESLSKGRSNVEIARLAYEGGADVVQLRMKDSTKEDMLRDALKIKEIADDYSRYFFVNDNVEVAVESEADGIHLGQSDMPLEKASEIVGGRMLIGISVTTVDEAIKAYNGGAAYVGVGSIFNTSTKPDATQGLGLDAIYRIRQAVDIPIVAIGGINKGNIQDVIRAGADCAAVVSAVVSQDDVVKAAHDLRDLIIKAKL; translated from the coding sequence ATGTTCGACCTGTATGTCGTGACCGATGAATCTCTCTCCAAAGGACGCTCTAATGTCGAGATCGCAAGGCTCGCCTATGAGGGCGGTGCCGATGTTGTGCAGCTGAGGATGAAGGATTCGACAAAGGAGGACATGCTCAGGGACGCCCTCAAAATCAAGGAGATCGCTGACGACTACAGCAGATATTTCTTCGTCAACGACAACGTGGAAGTCGCTGTGGAATCAGAGGCAGACGGCATACATCTGGGACAGTCGGATATGCCTCTGGAGAAGGCATCGGAGATCGTGGGCGGTAGGATGCTCATCGGCATCTCCGTCACGACCGTCGATGAAGCGATAAAAGCCTACAACGGAGGGGCCGCCTACGTCGGTGTCGGATCCATCTTCAACACCTCTACGAAACCTGATGCGACCCAAGGTCTCGGACTTGATGCAATCTACAGGATCAGACAGGCCGTCGACATCCCGATCGTGGCCATCGGCGGTATCAACAAAGGCAACATCCAGGACGTCATCAGGGCTGGTGCAGACTGCGCCGCCGTGGTGTCCGCTGTGGTCAGCCAGGATGATGTGGTCAAAGCGGCTCACGACCTCAGGGACCTCATAATCAAAGCTAAGCTTTGA
- a CDS encoding FKBP-type peptidyl-prolyl cis-trans isomerase, with the protein MAGDKTVRKDRDPIMLVCGVIFLVAAVVVIGCFVSDEWFPSGEKTASNGDKVTVEYTGTFYDEYGGTYAVVFDTNVSSIGNDTNIAKSNDFTAKTSYSPLEFTIGKGTMLKAFEESVIGHKVGDKYKIELTAAQGYIGASTEGYLNTSGNVMSTTVTMTKTDFAAAYSDVTLKDNGEVKFVSKYKWDAYASYTDMGNAVLITYVPEAGETYEVYKSGDTVVNYKVKTVSSGKITYDIEIKNPVKVGSTEIQMIKLDLGTKTIYITNIDGSDIIYKEGAERVNQPLFFEIKVLTIEWEQSSPRALARG; encoded by the coding sequence ATGGCTGGCGATAAGACTGTCAGAAAAGATAGGGACCCGATCATGTTGGTCTGTGGTGTCATCTTCTTGGTTGCAGCCGTCGTTGTCATCGGATGCTTCGTGTCCGATGAATGGTTCCCCAGTGGGGAAAAGACGGCATCGAATGGAGACAAAGTGACTGTGGAGTACACAGGAACATTCTATGACGAGTACGGAGGAACCTATGCCGTCGTATTCGACACCAACGTTTCCAGCATCGGTAACGACACGAACATCGCCAAATCCAACGACTTCACGGCGAAGACCTCCTATTCACCTCTCGAGTTCACAATCGGTAAAGGAACGATGCTGAAGGCATTCGAGGAATCCGTCATCGGCCACAAGGTCGGCGACAAGTACAAGATCGAGCTCACCGCAGCCCAGGGATACATCGGAGCATCCACAGAAGGATACCTCAACACCTCCGGCAATGTGATGTCCACAACCGTCACCATGACCAAGACGGACTTCGCAGCCGCATACTCCGACGTGACCCTCAAGGACAACGGAGAGGTCAAGTTCGTTTCCAAGTACAAGTGGGACGCATACGCCTCCTACACCGACATGGGCAACGCTGTCCTGATCACTTACGTCCCCGAGGCAGGAGAGACCTACGAGGTCTACAAGTCCGGAGACACCGTCGTCAACTACAAGGTCAAGACCGTCTCCAGCGGAAAGATCACCTACGACATAGAGATCAAGAACCCTGTGAAGGTCGGTTCAACCGAGATTCAGATGATCAAGCTCGACCTCGGAACCAAGACAATCTACATCACTAACATCGATGGTTCCGACATCATCTACAAAGAAGGAGCAGAGCGTGTCAACCAGCCTCTGTTCTTCGAGATCAAAGTTTTGACCATCGAGTGGGAACAGTCATCCCCCCGGGCATTAGCCCGGGGGTAA
- a CDS encoding ABC transporter permease: MYNIFSEIFRVAYGDLVYMKHNAIQTLVSTLVGPLLYLIAFGYGMRAGDSGYIAYVIPGIVAISSMNSGFSSSSQKIVIQRLFHTSFDELILCPMHTPSIIFGKCLMGIIRGLIGGVIIICLGMLLTSGLHITAELILTMILSSVMFSLLGVAAGLLADSTPTLMMFNSLIILPMSFMCGTLFDVSALPDIISSIIWALPLTHTTTVMREAANCLPMDGISILVIMIYIVSFYAICHYVIRKKLY, from the coding sequence ATGTACAACATTTTCTCCGAGATCTTCAGAGTGGCGTACGGTGACCTGGTCTACATGAAGCACAATGCGATTCAGACCCTGGTCTCCACTCTGGTGGGTCCGTTGCTATATCTCATCGCCTTCGGTTACGGTATGCGCGCAGGCGACTCGGGATACATCGCGTATGTCATACCTGGTATCGTCGCGATATCCTCCATGAACTCAGGATTCTCTTCCTCATCGCAGAAGATAGTCATCCAGAGGCTCTTCCATACCAGCTTCGACGAGCTCATTCTCTGCCCTATGCATACCCCTTCGATAATCTTCGGTAAATGCCTGATGGGGATCATAAGGGGACTCATCGGTGGGGTCATAATCATCTGCCTTGGAATGCTGCTTACATCCGGGCTGCACATAACTGCGGAACTGATCCTGACGATGATCCTTTCGAGCGTAATGTTCTCATTGCTCGGAGTGGCCGCTGGATTGCTGGCTGACTCTACCCCCACATTGATGATGTTCAACAGCCTGATCATCCTCCCGATGTCGTTCATGTGCGGCACCCTGTTCGATGTGAGCGCACTTCCGGACATCATATCCTCGATAATCTGGGCACTTCCGTTGACGCACACCACCACGGTCATGCGTGAAGCGGCGAACTGCCTGCCGATGGATGGAATCTCGATCCTTGTGATCATGATATACATCGTATCGTTCTATGCAATCTGCCATTACGTGATCAGGAAGAAGCTCTACTGA
- a CDS encoding ABC transporter ATP-binding protein, whose translation MDTDDDSIIRCSGLVKRFGKFTAVDGIDLDIKEGEIYGFLGPNGAGKTTTVRMLTTIDVPDEGQVWIGGHDTHSDFIEARKLLGIIQQQHSLDKDLTVKENIIHHALMENLSWKESHRRMNELADQMELHEYMNKKVMHLSGGWKKRVAIVCSLIHTPKVLFMDEPTTGLDTQSRNMLWKLIRNINKTGTTIFLTTHYIFEAESLCDRIGIINKGKIIAEGTPKELKEKVGNFTLVTVDPEGNENTSYFQDLAHAKNASLDIPPDCSISIRRTNLEDVFLELTGRRM comes from the coding sequence ATGGATACGGATGACGACTCCATTATCCGCTGCAGCGGGCTTGTCAAGAGATTCGGGAAGTTCACGGCAGTCGACGGGATCGACCTTGACATTAAGGAAGGGGAGATCTACGGATTCCTCGGACCCAACGGTGCCGGTAAGACTACCACGGTCCGCATGCTCACGACCATCGACGTTCCCGACGAGGGGCAGGTATGGATCGGCGGGCACGACACCCACTCCGATTTCATCGAGGCCAGAAAGCTGCTGGGGATCATACAGCAGCAGCACAGTCTGGACAAGGACCTCACCGTCAAGGAGAACATCATCCATCACGCACTCATGGAGAACCTGTCCTGGAAGGAATCTCACAGGCGCATGAACGAGCTGGCCGACCAGATGGAGCTCCATGAATACATGAACAAGAAGGTCATGCACCTGTCCGGAGGCTGGAAGAAGAGGGTTGCCATCGTCTGCTCGCTCATCCATACCCCGAAGGTACTCTTCATGGACGAGCCCACGACCGGCTTGGACACACAGTCTAGGAACATGCTGTGGAAGCTCATACGCAACATCAACAAGACGGGCACCACCATATTCCTGACAACCCATTACATCTTCGAGGCGGAATCGCTGTGCGACCGTATCGGGATCATCAACAAGGGGAAGATCATAGCCGAGGGAACACCCAAGGAGCTTAAGGAAAAGGTAGGAAACTTCACGCTGGTCACCGTCGATCCCGAAGGAAACGAGAACACCAGCTACTTCCAGGACCTGGCCCACGCCAAGAATGCCTCTCTCGATATCCCGCCGGACTGCAGCATATCGATACGCCGCACCAACCTTGAGGATGTCTTCCTGGAGCTTACCGGGAGGAGGATGTGA
- the thiD gene encoding bifunctional hydroxymethylpyrimidine kinase/phosphomethylpyrimidine kinase: protein MRTALTVAGSDSIGGAGVQVDIKAMSVVGIHATSVITAVTAQNTQGVDGIFPMPVDFIQAQLESVLKDCDIKAVKTGMLYSAEIVETVADILEDHEAPLIVDPVMISGTGCSLCEDDFVKALKKKLLPICELVTPNMHEAETLAGMKIRNEDDITLACELIGKQGSSVLFKGGHLRGPKVVDYLYLSSEFNKLEYPRLNKAGHGSGCCLSAYITANMAKGLDIVNAVIKSRDMIQESIASQYAIGKGDVVVNPMVKVKGESDKFKILDSLDSAASRIIDLIPNEFVPKAGMNIAYALKDAAGPEEIAAIDKRMVVHNGILKKNGPAKFGAAEGLSYILLEIMKHDPKSRCIMNLAYRDDIIDIMEEVGMTAVSVEMSKDKISEATKKAVSLAGKVPDAIVDKGSKKDRTIRIIARNPELMMEKLDNIL from the coding sequence ATGAGAACAGCTCTTACTGTGGCAGGTTCCGACTCCATCGGAGGCGCAGGTGTCCAAGTGGACATCAAGGCCATGTCCGTAGTCGGCATTCACGCCACATCAGTCATCACGGCCGTCACCGCCCAGAACACGCAGGGCGTCGATGGCATCTTCCCCATGCCTGTGGATTTCATCCAGGCCCAGCTCGAATCGGTGCTGAAGGACTGCGACATAAAGGCAGTCAAAACCGGTATGCTGTACAGCGCAGAGATCGTAGAGACGGTGGCAGACATCCTAGAGGACCATGAAGCCCCGCTTATCGTGGATCCCGTCATGATTTCGGGAACCGGATGCTCCCTCTGCGAGGACGATTTTGTCAAGGCACTCAAGAAGAAACTCCTTCCAATATGTGAACTCGTGACCCCGAACATGCATGAAGCTGAGACGTTGGCAGGCATGAAGATCAGGAATGAGGACGACATCACACTCGCCTGCGAGCTCATAGGCAAACAGGGATCGTCCGTCCTGTTCAAAGGCGGCCATCTCAGAGGGCCCAAGGTTGTGGATTACCTGTACCTGTCATCAGAATTCAACAAGCTTGAGTATCCTCGTCTCAACAAGGCCGGACACGGCAGCGGATGCTGCCTCTCCGCTTACATAACCGCCAATATGGCGAAAGGACTGGACATCGTCAACGCGGTGATCAAGTCCAGGGACATGATCCAAGAATCCATCGCATCGCAGTACGCCATAGGCAAGGGCGACGTCGTCGTCAACCCGATGGTGAAGGTCAAAGGGGAATCGGACAAGTTCAAGATCCTCGATTCCCTGGATTCCGCGGCATCCAGGATCATCGACCTGATCCCCAATGAATTCGTCCCCAAAGCGGGAATGAACATCGCCTATGCGCTCAAGGATGCTGCCGGACCAGAGGAGATAGCGGCCATCGACAAGAGGATGGTCGTTCACAACGGAATCCTCAAGAAGAACGGTCCCGCCAAGTTCGGAGCCGCTGAAGGACTATCATACATCCTGCTTGAGATAATGAAGCACGACCCCAAATCCAGATGCATCATGAACCTCGCCTACAGGGACGACATCATCGACATCATGGAAGAGGTCGGCATGACCGCCGTGAGTGTGGAGATGTCCAAGGACAAGATCTCCGAGGCCACGAAGAAGGCCGTCAGCCTTGCCGGAAAGGTACCCGATGCCATTGTTGACAAGGGCTCCAAGAAGGACAGGACAATCAGGATCATCGCCAGGAACCCCGAACTCATGATGGAGAAGCTGGACAACATACTCTGA
- the argH gene encoding argininosuccinate lyase, with protein sequence MKQALWSGRFKDKMDDSTLDFTSSLDVDSKMAFYDVMGSLAHVEMLKACSILPPEDVDRITEGLKAILKEIEEGKFELDYSLEDIHTNIEFSLTERIGPAGGKLHTGRSRNDQVAVDFRMYLRDKVLEAATSIDGLVTSLLKIAEENAETVMPGFTHMQHAQPVTLAQHMLAYAFKFSRDADRFIDAFNRMNKCPLGAAALAGTTYPIDRFMTSEALGFKEPTENSMDSVSDRDFVNEVAFCATQTQIHLSSLCEELVYWSSQEFAFIEMDDKYTTGSSIMPQKKNPDIAELVRGKTGGVVGSLVTMLVLTKGLPLTYNRDLQEDKKPVMESMDTVIRCLEIMEKVMSTTTFKADRLMEVTSRGQINATDLADYLVTKGIPFREAHGIVGAAVRESIESGVNLEDMPLDKLKSFCDKIEDDVYKFIPVKSCVDRRESYGGTSPTSTDEQMSKAIEQLMLREETLRQEKQLIDNCWKNLLS encoded by the coding sequence GTGAAACAAGCCCTCTGGTCTGGAAGGTTCAAGGACAAGATGGATGACTCCACGCTCGACTTCACATCCTCGCTGGATGTGGACTCGAAGATGGCGTTCTACGACGTCATGGGGTCCCTCGCACACGTGGAGATGCTGAAGGCATGCTCCATCCTTCCGCCAGAGGATGTCGACCGTATCACAGAAGGCCTCAAGGCCATCCTCAAAGAGATCGAAGAAGGGAAGTTCGAGCTGGACTACTCGCTGGAAGACATCCACACCAACATCGAATTCTCCCTCACTGAGAGGATCGGCCCTGCAGGCGGCAAACTCCATACCGGAAGGAGCAGGAACGACCAGGTCGCAGTCGACTTCAGGATGTACCTCAGGGACAAGGTCCTCGAGGCGGCAACCTCCATCGACGGCCTGGTCACCAGCCTCCTCAAGATCGCCGAGGAAAATGCCGAGACGGTCATGCCCGGATTCACGCACATGCAGCATGCGCAACCGGTAACCTTAGCGCAGCACATGCTCGCATACGCATTCAAGTTCTCAAGGGACGCGGATAGGTTCATCGATGCGTTCAACAGGATGAACAAATGCCCGCTGGGAGCGGCCGCTCTTGCGGGAACGACATACCCCATAGACAGATTCATGACCTCAGAGGCTCTGGGATTCAAGGAGCCCACCGAGAATTCCATGGATTCGGTCAGCGACAGGGACTTCGTGAATGAAGTGGCATTCTGCGCCACCCAGACACAGATCCACCTGTCATCCCTGTGCGAGGAGCTGGTCTACTGGTCCTCTCAGGAGTTTGCGTTCATCGAGATGGATGACAAGTACACCACCGGATCCTCCATCATGCCCCAGAAGAAGAACCCCGACATCGCGGAGCTCGTAAGGGGCAAGACCGGAGGGGTCGTCGGATCACTCGTCACCATGCTGGTCCTGACCAAGGGGCTTCCGCTCACATACAACCGCGACCTGCAGGAGGACAAAAAACCCGTCATGGAATCCATGGACACGGTCATCCGCTGCCTGGAGATCATGGAGAAGGTCATGTCTACGACCACCTTCAAGGCTGACAGGCTCATGGAGGTCACCAGCAGGGGACAGATCAACGCCACCGATCTCGCAGACTACCTTGTGACCAAGGGAATCCCCTTCCGCGAGGCCCACGGCATCGTCGGTGCAGCGGTGAGGGAGAGCATAGAGTCCGGAGTGAACCTCGAGGACATGCCCCTGGACAAACTGAAATCGTTCTGTGACAAGATCGAGGACGACGTCTATAAGTTCATCCCCGTGAAGAGTTGCGTGGACAGAAGGGAATCCTACGGGGGGACATCTCCGACATCCACCGATGAACAGATGTCCAAGGCGATAGAGCAACTGATGCTTCGCGAAGAGACCCTCCGTCAGGAGAAGCAGCTGATCGATAATTGCTGGAAGAACCTGCTGTCCTGA
- a CDS encoding argininosuccinate synthase codes for MAVAKKTATKKASTAKKTVKATPAKKPRDKVVLAYSGGLDTSVDIHWLQENYNVDVIAIAVNVGQPPSKDDIVARALRNGAIKADFIDVRKEFVTDYIWPALKANAMYQNVYPLSTAVARPLITKVLADIAKKEGAKYIAHGCTAKGNDQVRFDVGLISQNPDLKIIAPMREWITTREEEIDYAKKNGIEIIVKKSSPYSRDENLWGNSCECGILEDPWEEPPAGAWAYTVDPAKAPAAPKYIEIGFEKGVPVCLDGKRMDGVKLIETLNELAGKYGVGRIDHVEDRLVGIKSRETYECPAAITLITAHRALESLTLPKNTIEFKRIIEQKFSEIIYDGLWYEGLRENLQAFIESTQEYVTGVVRVKLYKGTATVVGRRSPYSLYDVGLSTYAKGDGFDHSSAVGFIYCWGLPGKTAAKAHAKAPKKTVKKAAPAAKKTAAPAKKTATKKK; via the coding sequence ATGGCAGTAGCTAAGAAGACAGCAACAAAGAAGGCTAGCACAGCCAAGAAGACGGTTAAAGCGACCCCCGCCAAGAAGCCCAGGGACAAAGTAGTCCTTGCGTACTCCGGAGGTCTCGACACATCTGTCGACATCCACTGGTTACAGGAGAACTACAACGTCGACGTCATCGCCATCGCGGTCAATGTCGGTCAGCCCCCGAGCAAGGACGACATCGTGGCCCGCGCACTCAGGAACGGAGCGATCAAGGCCGACTTCATCGATGTCAGGAAAGAGTTCGTCACGGACTACATCTGGCCTGCACTCAAGGCCAACGCCATGTATCAGAACGTCTACCCCCTGAGCACCGCTGTCGCCAGACCTCTCATCACGAAGGTCCTCGCAGACATCGCCAAGAAGGAAGGCGCGAAGTACATCGCCCACGGATGCACAGCCAAGGGAAACGACCAGGTAAGGTTCGATGTCGGACTCATCTCCCAGAACCCCGACCTGAAGATCATCGCCCCCATGAGGGAATGGATCACCACCAGAGAGGAGGAGATCGATTACGCCAAGAAGAACGGCATCGAGATCATCGTCAAGAAGTCCAGCCCCTATAGCCGTGACGAGAACCTCTGGGGCAACTCGTGCGAGTGCGGAATTCTGGAGGACCCCTGGGAGGAGCCACCCGCAGGAGCATGGGCATACACAGTCGACCCTGCCAAGGCACCCGCTGCACCCAAGTACATCGAGATCGGATTCGAGAAGGGTGTTCCCGTATGCCTCGACGGAAAGAGGATGGACGGAGTCAAGCTCATCGAGACACTCAACGAGCTCGCAGGAAAGTACGGAGTCGGAAGGATCGACCACGTCGAGGACCGTCTCGTCGGAATCAAGAGCCGCGAGACATACGAGTGCCCCGCAGCGATCACACTCATCACAGCCCACAGGGCACTGGAGTCCCTGACCCTGCCCAAGAACACGATCGAGTTCAAGCGCATCATCGAGCAGAAGTTCAGTGAGATCATCTACGACGGTCTGTGGTACGAGGGTCTCCGCGAGAACCTCCAGGCATTCATCGAATCCACTCAGGAGTATGTCACCGGAGTCGTAAGGGTCAAGCTGTACAAGGGAACCGCCACCGTTGTCGGAAGGAGATCCCCCTACTCGCTGTACGACGTCGGACTCAGCACATACGCCAAGGGAGACGGCTTCGACCACAGCTCCGCAGTCGGATTCATCTACTGCTGGGGACTGCCCGGCAAGACCGCAGCCAAAGCGCACGCCAAGGCACCCAAGAAGACTGTGAAGAAGGCAGCCCCTGCTGCGAAGAAGACCGCGGCACCTGCCAAGAAGACAGCAACAAAGAAGAAGTGA
- the argC gene encoding N-acetyl-gamma-glutamyl-phosphate reductase encodes MVKVGIIGGTGYTGGELSRILCTHPDVEIAALTSRQNAGRRVGDVHTFLRGYIGDLEFTEKISDTKDLDFVFVATPHGVAMKEIPALMEQGIKCIDLSGDYRLHDVAVYEKWYGHEHTDVDNLQKAVYGLPEFFRDEIKGADLVANPGCYATSIILACGPLLKAGVVKEDIIVDAKSGTSGAGMVPTERTHHSTCGETIIPYSVGKHRHTPEIEMAVDKFAGSHTKVTFVPQLLPIVRGILSSCYFSITKDLSQEDVDSIYSKQYGNEVFVHYVPEPSIRAVVASNHAQVSSKVMGDKVVSFGVLDNLVKGASGQAVQCMNLMLNMDEKKGLNLPGLGV; translated from the coding sequence ATGGTTAAAGTTGGAATAATAGGAGGAACCGGGTACACCGGAGGGGAGCTTTCACGCATCCTTTGCACGCACCCCGATGTAGAGATAGCCGCGCTTACGTCACGCCAGAACGCGGGACGCAGGGTCGGCGATGTCCACACCTTCCTCAGGGGATACATCGGCGACCTCGAGTTCACCGAGAAGATTTCCGACACCAAGGATCTTGACTTCGTGTTCGTCGCCACCCCTCACGGAGTGGCCATGAAAGAGATTCCCGCTCTGATGGAGCAGGGGATCAAATGCATCGACCTGTCGGGGGACTACCGCCTGCATGATGTCGCCGTCTACGAGAAGTGGTACGGCCACGAGCACACGGACGTGGACAATCTGCAGAAAGCGGTGTACGGTCTGCCGGAGTTCTTCCGCGACGAGATCAAGGGAGCTGACCTGGTGGCCAATCCGGGCTGTTATGCGACATCCATCATCCTGGCCTGCGGGCCTCTGCTGAAGGCAGGAGTCGTCAAGGAGGACATCATAGTGGATGCCAAGTCGGGAACGTCCGGGGCCGGAATGGTCCCCACGGAACGCACGCACCACTCCACATGCGGAGAGACGATCATACCGTACAGCGTAGGCAAGCACCGCCATACGCCGGAGATCGAGATGGCGGTGGACAAGTTCGCGGGTTCCCACACCAAGGTGACATTCGTCCCGCAGCTTCTGCCCATAGTCCGCGGCATCCTGTCGTCATGCTACTTCAGCATCACCAAGGACCTCTCGCAGGAGGATGTGGATTCGATTTATAGTAAACAATACGGCAACGAGGTGTTCGTACACTACGTCCCCGAGCCGTCCATACGCGCAGTGGTGGCATCCAACCACGCACAGGTTTCGTCCAAAGTCATGGGGGACAAGGTCGTCTCCTTCGGAGTGTTGGACAATCTGGTCAAAGGGGCATCGGGGCAGGCAGTCCAATGCATGAACTTGATGCTGAACATGGATGAGAAGAAAGGCCTGAACCTGCCTGGTTTGGGGGTATGA
- the argJ gene encoding bifunctional ornithine acetyltransferase/N-acetylglutamate synthase, giving the protein MKMVEVIEGGVTTPQGFKAAGVHSGVKYRSLDLALLYSETPATACVGYTSNNVKAAPVQVMMKENAEKLQAVVVNSGNANALTGRRGIEDAIEMKKVTANELGLDPLNVGVMSTGLIGRFMDMHKVRYGISRAAKELFNGRQADANLAEAIMTTDTIKKECAVRVRLSDGTLVYIGAICKGSGMIAPHMKVLHGTTLSLITTDANLSVGFREKWQQILDSSLNMVSVDGDQSTNDTSILLANGMAGGKVADDDPEFFDALNFVMTKIARTVASDGEGATKLIEVKVTGADSKEDANKLVKTIINSPLVKSAIFGSDPNYGRIMMALGNSGCKFNLEDVRLTIKGGDMEVPILDSGAPVFQDERSVEVVRMAMDNKEVSIIVDLGIGKETATGWGCDLTYDYVRINAEYST; this is encoded by the coding sequence ATGAAGATGGTAGAGGTCATAGAGGGGGGAGTAACGACTCCTCAGGGATTCAAAGCGGCCGGAGTGCACAGCGGTGTGAAGTACCGCTCGCTCGACCTTGCTCTGCTGTACTCCGAGACACCTGCGACAGCATGTGTCGGATACACTAGCAACAACGTGAAGGCGGCACCCGTACAGGTGATGATGAAGGAGAATGCGGAGAAGCTGCAGGCGGTTGTCGTCAACAGCGGTAACGCAAATGCCCTCACGGGACGCCGCGGTATCGAGGACGCCATAGAGATGAAGAAGGTCACCGCAAACGAGTTGGGATTGGACCCCCTCAACGTCGGAGTGATGTCCACCGGTCTGATCGGACGCTTCATGGACATGCACAAGGTCCGCTACGGTATCTCAAGAGCGGCCAAGGAGTTGTTCAACGGACGTCAGGCGGATGCGAATCTGGCCGAGGCCATAATGACCACAGACACGATCAAGAAGGAGTGCGCTGTCCGCGTACGTCTCTCGGACGGCACCCTGGTTTACATCGGAGCGATATGCAAGGGAAGCGGAATGATCGCACCCCACATGAAGGTCCTCCACGGAACCACCCTGTCGCTGATCACAACGGATGCCAACCTGTCCGTCGGATTCCGCGAGAAATGGCAGCAGATCCTCGACAGTTCATTGAACATGGTCTCGGTAGACGGAGATCAGTCCACCAACGACACCAGCATCCTCCTGGCCAACGGAATGGCAGGAGGAAAGGTGGCCGACGACGATCCCGAATTCTTCGATGCCCTGAACTTCGTGATGACGAAGATCGCCCGCACCGTCGCATCCGACGGAGAGGGAGCGACAAAGCTCATCGAGGTGAAGGTCACTGGAGCCGACTCCAAGGAGGATGCGAACAAGCTGGTCAAGACGATCATCAACTCGCCTCTTGTCAAGTCGGCCATATTCGGGTCCGACCCCAACTACGGCCGTATCATGATGGCGCTGGGCAACAGCGGATGCAAGTTCAACCTCGAGGATGTCCGTCTCACCATCAAGGGAGGGGACATGGAGGTTCCCATCCTGGATTCCGGAGCCCCTGTCTTCCAGGACGAGCGCTCCGTGGAGGTCGTGCGCATGGCCATGGACAACAAAGAGGTATCAATCATCGTCGACCTGGGAATCGGTAAGGAGACCGCTACCGGGTGGGGATGCGACCTGACGTACGATTACGTGCGCATCAACGCCGAGTACTCCACGTGA
- the argB gene encoding acetylglutamate kinase, giving the protein MDNLYVLKFGGNAIRGKDAMIRLAKEIAQMMSSGAKIILVHGGGPEISEEMERRGLKPKKVAGIRVTDQDGLEVAEKVLSNLNRDVVACLQDAGVQAIGLPGYHCTLCVKKPPMEAIEDGQKITVDVGLVGEVSECDPTALMDLLEQNVVPVIYPIGKDKDGKKLNVNADTMVAGIAANVPCKEMIAITDVPGILMDVNDPSSKLDKVDLKKIDELIASGVISGGMVPKVDACRKAIEAGVGTVRMVNGTDPNCIVADIMKEGNLHGTIIVK; this is encoded by the coding sequence ATGGACAATCTATACGTCCTGAAGTTCGGCGGAAACGCTATCCGCGGCAAGGATGCGATGATACGCCTTGCTAAGGAGATCGCCCAGATGATGTCATCAGGGGCGAAGATCATACTTGTCCACGGAGGAGGTCCCGAGATCTCCGAGGAGATGGAGAGGAGGGGACTCAAGCCCAAGAAGGTCGCAGGGATCAGGGTCACGGACCAAGATGGTCTGGAAGTGGCTGAGAAGGTCCTTTCGAACCTCAACAGGGATGTCGTCGCATGCCTGCAGGATGCAGGCGTTCAGGCCATTGGATTGCCTGGATACCACTGCACCCTCTGCGTCAAGAAGCCCCCCATGGAGGCCATCGAGGACGGACAGAAGATCACAGTGGATGTGGGATTGGTAGGAGAGGTCTCCGAGTGCGACCCCACAGCGCTGATGGACCTGCTGGAGCAGAACGTAGTGCCCGTCATCTACCCGATAGGGAAGGACAAGGACGGGAAGAAGCTGAACGTCAATGCCGACACCATGGTCGCCGGCATCGCGGCGAACGTCCCCTGTAAGGAGATGATCGCCATAACGGACGTCCCGGGGATACTGATGGACGTCAACGATCCCTCGTCCAAGCTGGACAAGGTGGATCTGAAGAAGATAGATGAACTGATCGCATCCGGCGTGATATCCGGCGGAATGGTCCCCAAGGTGGACGCATGCCGCAAGGCGATAGAAGCGGGTGTCGGAACCGTCCGTATGGTGAACGGGACGGATCCGAACTGCATAGTTGCAGACATAATGAAGGAGGGAAACCTCCACGGAACAATCATAGTGAAGTGA